The window TACAATTCCGCATGTAACACAGTTTGACAAAGCGGATATTACAGACCTTGAGCAGCTTAGGAAGAAATTTGCTCCTGATGTTGCGAAATCAGGTGGTAAACTCACGATGACTTCGATTTTGGTAAAGGTGATCACTGCTGCTTTGAAACAGTTCCCGCAGTTCAACTCATCAGTTGACATGGAGAAAAAAGAGATAGTTTACAAGAGCTATTTCAATATTGGCATTGCTGTCGATACAGAGTTCGGTTTGATCGTTCCAAACATCAAGGGAACCGACAATCTGAACCTTACCCAAATCTCTGCCGAAATGAATGTGATTTCTGAAAAGGCAAGGAACAAAAAAATCGGGCTCGATGACCTGCAGGGTGGATGCTTCACCATTTCCAACCTCGGTGGAATTGGCGGAACCTATTTCACACCTGTTGTCAATTCACCTGAAGTTGCAATACTTGGTGTTTCCAAAGGTGCATTCGAACCAGTTTACAAAGACGGTAATTTTGTACCGAGACTGATGCTGCCATTGTCTCTTTCATATGACCACAGAGTGATTGATGGTGCTGATGCAATCCGTTTCTTAAGATGGGTTATCGAAACTCTCGAGAATCCCTTTAAACTTTTGATTGAAGGGTAGGGGGTTGCTATGATAAAAACACAATTATTGGTGATTGGTGCCGGTCCCGGTGGATATGCTGCCGCTTTTGCCGCAGCAGATATGGGAATGGAAGTAACGCTTGTTGATCTGGATAAAAATCCGGGTGGAGTGTGTCTCTTCAGAGGTTGTATCCCATCGAAGGCACTTCTTCATGTTGCAAAACTGATAAACGAGACGAAGGAAGCAAAGCACTGGGGTGTCGATTTTGGCGAACCAAAAATAAACCTTGATCAGCTTCGTGAATTCAAAAATAAAGTAGTCGGCAAGATGACCGGTGGACTTGGTCAGCTTGCAAAACAGCGCAAGATCAATTTTGTTCAGGGAAGGGCTACATTTACTTCTTCCCGCTCGGTAAAAGTTGATCTTAACGATGGAGGCAAGGATGAAATTCACTTCGAAAAAGCGATTATTGCAATCGGTTCCGAGATCATAACGATACCTGCTTTCAATATAAAAAGCAACAGGCTGTTGAATTCCACTTCTGCACTCGATCTTCCTGCAATTCCTGAAAAGATGCTGGTAATTGGTGGCGGATACATAGGACTTGAGCTTGGATCTGTTTATGCAGCACTCGGGACAAAGGTCTCTGTAGTGGAAATGACAAACGGACTTCTGCCAGGTGCCGACCGTGATATGGTGAACTTCCTCTCTCAGATGTTGAAGAAAAAGTTCGAGGCGATAATGCTTGAGTCACGGGTAATGAAGCTTGAACCTGTCGAAAACGGAATTAATGTTACAATTCAGGATAAAACAGGTGCTGACAGAGTGGAATTCTACGATTATGTACTTGCATCGATCGGAAGAAGACCTAATACTGCCGGACTTGGTCTGGAGAACACAAAGGTTGAACTTACACCCCGCGGGCACATCAAAGTTGATAATACTCTGAAGACCACTGATCAGTACATTTATGCAATCGGTGATATTGCAGGTGATCCCATGCTCGCGCACAAAGCTTCACACGAAGCCCGTGTGGCGGTGGAGGCTATCGCCGGTCATCGTGTGGCATTCGAACCTGCGGCAATTCCCGCCGTGGTTTTCACAGATCCCGAAATTGCCTGGGCAGGAATCACAGAAACTGAAGCCCGTGAAAAGGGAATCAAGCACGAAGTTGCTAAATTTCCATGGGCAGCTTCCGGCAGAGCGACCACCCTTGACAGATTCGATGGTGTCACAAAGCTTGTTGTCGATCCCGATACTCAAAGAATTCTCGGAGTGGGAATTTGTGGTCCCGGCGCTGGTGAACTAATCGCCGAAGGCACACTTGCCATCGAGATGGGTGCAAATGTTACCGACCTCAAAATGACCATTCATCCTCATCCCACACTTTCAGAAACCGTGATGGAAGCCGCAGAAGTTTTCTTTGGCGAAAGTGTTCACCTCTACAGACCGAAGAAGAAAAGCTGAAGTCAGAAGTTTGAAAGCTGAGGGCTGAAGGCTGAATAGCGAAAGCTGAAAATTCAGGGGCGATGTCAGAAATGATATTCGCCCCTTTTTTATTTTTGGGAAATCTTTCGTTTCGGAACAGGAGTGACAATCGTCCCGATTGTCCTTTCGACCAATTCAAACTCAGGAAAAGGAGTGACAATCGTCTCGATTGTCCTATCGACCAACAAAATGGGAATACAGAAATTTATAAAACCTTAAAAAAAACCATAACAAACATGAAATCGAATTTCGAACCGGTTAAAGACCTGAATGTTACACGAAGGAAACCCCCTCACTATCAATCCACCCGAACTTGTTATTTCGTAACCTCGCATTGTTCGTCGGGCGAAATCCTTTCACCTGAGGAAAGAGACATAGTGCTTTCAGCAATAAAATTCCTCGATGATGAAAAATACGATCTTTTAACAGCAGTTGTGATGCCGGATCATATACACCTCCTGATAATTCCACTTCCTAAAAATGACGATGCGGAATTTTCCCTTTCTGAAATAATGCAAAGCATAAAAAGTTTCACAGCCCATCGGTGCAAAAAGAAGCTTTGGCAGCATGAATCTTTTGACAAGACTGTAAGAAACAACGATGAATTTGTAACATTTGCGAGCTATATCTATAATAATCCCATGAAAAAAGGGCTGGTGGTAGAGGGTGAGGATTACAAATGGTTTTATGTT is drawn from Bacteroidota bacterium and contains these coding sequences:
- the lpdA gene encoding dihydrolipoyl dehydrogenase; this translates as MIKTQLLVIGAGPGGYAAAFAAADMGMEVTLVDLDKNPGGVCLFRGCIPSKALLHVAKLINETKEAKHWGVDFGEPKINLDQLREFKNKVVGKMTGGLGQLAKQRKINFVQGRATFTSSRSVKVDLNDGGKDEIHFEKAIIAIGSEIITIPAFNIKSNRLLNSTSALDLPAIPEKMLVIGGGYIGLELGSVYAALGTKVSVVEMTNGLLPGADRDMVNFLSQMLKKKFEAIMLESRVMKLEPVENGINVTIQDKTGADRVEFYDYVLASIGRRPNTAGLGLENTKVELTPRGHIKVDNTLKTTDQYIYAIGDIAGDPMLAHKASHEARVAVEAIAGHRVAFEPAAIPAVVFTDPEIAWAGITETEAREKGIKHEVAKFPWAASGRATTLDRFDGVTKLVVDPDTQRILGVGICGPGAGELIAEGTLAIEMGANVTDLKMTIHPHPTLSETVMEAAEVFFGESVHLYRPKKKS
- a CDS encoding transposase, producing MLSAIKFLDDEKYDLLTAVVMPDHIHLLIIPLPKNDDAEFSLSEIMQSIKSFTAHRCKKKLWQHESFDKTVRNNDEFVTFASYIYNNPMKKGLVVEGEDYKWFYVFNNP